A section of the Malaclemys terrapin pileata isolate rMalTer1 chromosome 15, rMalTer1.hap1, whole genome shotgun sequence genome encodes:
- the LOC128823059 gene encoding zinc finger protein 135-like isoform X1, protein MESETEKQKPQEEDAEPVETQGVSLQKSKGKVPVSHEQGNACEKQLRPERQKANKPGKKGGKSIRCWEMHKDLNETPAQPRNLTEERKNTCTECGKNFSKRSGLINHERIHTGERPYECSECGKTFPRSSALIIHQRMHTGERPYECCECGKTFSNHSDLIRHQRIHTGERPYECSECRKTFSYRLALTEHQRIHTGERPYECSECGKSFSYRSDLIRHQKTHTGERPYECCECGKNFTDRSALINHQRIHVGDRPYECSECGKSFSYRSDLTTHQRTHTGERPYKCSECGKTFRQSSHRIRHQKIHTGERPYKCCECGKSFADSSVLITHQRIHTGERPYKCCECGKTFADSSALIRHQRIHTEERPYRCSECGKGFHQSSTLTSHQRICKGDKLHENLV, encoded by the coding sequence ATGGAGAGTGAGACCGAGAAGCAGAAACCTCAGGAAGAAGATGCTGAGCCAGTGGAAACACAGGGGGTATCATTGCAAAAATCCAAAGGAAAGGTGCCCGTGAGTCATGAGCAGGGAAATGCCTGTGAGAAACAGCTTAGACCAGAGAGGCAGAAGGCAAACAAGCCAGGGAAGAAAGGGGGTAAATCCATCCGTTGTTGGGAAATGCACAAAGACCTCAATGAAACTCCAGCCCAGCCGAGAAACCTCAcggaagagagaaaaaacacatgtactgagtgtgggaaaaacttcagtaAGCGTTCAGGCCTTATTAACcatgagagaatccacacaggggagagaccgTATGAATGCAgcgagtgcgggaaaaccttcccTCGGAGCTCAGCCCTTATCATACATCAGAGAATGCATACGGGAGAACGACCCTacgaatgctgtgagtgtgggaaaaccttcagtaACCACTCAGACCTTATtcgacatcagagaatccacacaggtgagcggccctatgaatgcagtgagtgtcgGAAAACCTTCAGTTACCGCTTGGCCCTTACTGAacatcagcgaatccacacaggggaaagaccttatgaatgcagtgagtgcgggaaaagcttcagctaCCGCTCAGATCTCATTAGACATCAGAAAACCCACACCGGAGAGAGACCTTacgaatgctgtgagtgtgggaaaaacttcactgACAGATCAGCCCTTATTAATCATCAGAGAATTCATGTGGGAGATAGACCCTATGAATGCtcagagtgtgggaaaagcttcagttacCGCTCAGACCTCACTAcgcatcagagaacccacaccgGAGAGCGACCCTATAAATGCAgcgagtgtgggaaaaccttcaggCAGAGCTCACACCGCATTcgacatcagaaaatccacacgGGTGAGAGACCTTATAAATGCtgcgagtgcgggaaaagctttgCTGACAGTTCAGTCCTTATTacgcatcagaggatccacacgggtgagagaccctataaatgctgtgagtgcgggaaaacctttgCTGACAGCTCCgcccttattagacatcagaggaTCCATACAGAAGAGAGACCCTATAGATGCTCCGAGTGTGGGAAAGGCTTCCATCAGAGCTCAACCCTAACTAGCCATCAGAGAATCTGCAAGGGAGATAAACTCCATGAAAACCTTGTCTAG